The Streptomyces tendae genome has a window encoding:
- the hppD gene encoding 4-hydroxyphenylpyruvate dioxygenase, with product MTQTTHTAPDTARQADPFPVKGMDAVVFAVGNAKQAAHYYSTAFGMQLVAYSGPENGSRETASYVLESGSARFVFTSVIKRSTEWGSFLEDHVAAHGDGVVDLAIEVPDARAAYAYAIDHGATSVAEPYELKDEHGTVVLAAIATYGKTRHTLVERTGYDGPYLPGYVPADPIVEPPAKRSFQAVDHCVGNVELGRMNEWVEFYNKVMGFTNMKEFVGDDIATEYSALMSKVVADGTLKVKFPINEPAVAKKKSQIDEYLEFYGGAGVQHIALNTNDIVHTVRQMRAAGVQFLDTPDSYYDTLGEWAGETRVPVETLRELKILVDRDEDGYLLQIFTKPVQDRPTVFFEMIERHGSMGFGKGNFKALFEAIEREQAKRGNL from the coding sequence ATGACGCAGACCACACACACCGCTCCCGACACCGCACGGCAGGCAGACCCCTTCCCGGTCAAGGGAATGGACGCGGTCGTCTTCGCCGTGGGCAACGCCAAGCAGGCGGCGCACTACTACTCCACCGCCTTCGGCATGCAGCTCGTCGCCTACTCCGGACCGGAGAACGGCAGCCGCGAGACCGCCTCCTACGTGCTGGAGAGCGGCTCGGCCCGCTTCGTCTTCACCTCGGTGATCAAGCGCTCCACCGAGTGGGGCTCCTTCCTCGAGGACCACGTGGCCGCGCACGGCGACGGTGTGGTCGACCTCGCCATCGAGGTGCCGGACGCCCGGGCCGCGTACGCCTACGCGATCGATCACGGCGCCACCTCCGTCGCCGAGCCGTACGAGCTGAAGGACGAGCACGGCACCGTCGTGCTTGCCGCCATCGCCACCTACGGCAAGACCCGGCACACCCTGGTCGAGCGCACCGGCTACGACGGCCCCTACCTGCCCGGCTACGTCCCCGCCGACCCGATCGTCGAGCCTCCGGCCAAGCGCTCCTTCCAGGCCGTCGACCACTGCGTCGGCAACGTCGAGCTCGGCCGGATGAACGAGTGGGTCGAGTTCTACAACAAGGTCATGGGCTTCACGAACATGAAGGAGTTCGTGGGCGACGACATCGCGACCGAGTACAGCGCGCTGATGTCGAAGGTCGTGGCCGACGGCACGCTCAAGGTCAAGTTCCCGATCAACGAGCCCGCCGTCGCCAAGAAGAAGTCCCAGATCGACGAGTACCTGGAGTTCTACGGCGGCGCCGGCGTCCAGCACATCGCGCTGAACACCAACGACATCGTGCACACGGTCCGCCAGATGCGCGCCGCCGGTGTGCAGTTCCTGGACACCCCCGACTCGTACTACGACACCCTCGGCGAGTGGGCGGGCGAGACCCGGGTGCCGGTGGAGACGCTGCGCGAACTGAAGATCCTCGTCGACCGCGACGAGGACGGCTACCTGCTGCAGATCTTCACCAAGCCGGTCCAGGACCGCCCGACCGTCTTCTTCGAGATGATCGAGCGCCACGGCTCCATGGGCTTCGGCAAGGGCAACTTCAAGGCGCTGTTCGAGGCCATCGAGCGCGAGCAGGCCAAGCGCGGCAACCTGTAG
- a CDS encoding Lrp/AsnC family transcriptional regulator, giving the protein MAIDHLDGRIIVLLAREPRTGVLEMSRRLGVARGTVQARLDRLQSNGVIRGFGPQVDPAALGYPVTAFATLQIRQGQGADVRAHLTTVPEVLELHTTTGTGDMQCRLVARSNADLQRVIDRVVGFDGIVRASTAIVMENPVPLRIIPLVEQAALGE; this is encoded by the coding sequence ATGGCGATCGATCATCTGGACGGGCGGATCATCGTGCTGCTGGCGCGTGAACCACGCACCGGGGTGCTGGAGATGTCCCGCCGGCTGGGGGTGGCGCGCGGGACCGTGCAGGCCCGTCTGGACCGGCTTCAGTCGAACGGAGTCATCCGCGGATTCGGCCCGCAGGTGGATCCCGCGGCCCTCGGCTACCCGGTCACCGCGTTCGCGACCCTGCAGATCAGACAGGGTCAAGGAGCCGATGTACGGGCCCACTTGACGACCGTGCCGGAGGTCCTGGAGCTGCACACCACCACCGGCACGGGGGACATGCAGTGCCGGCTGGTGGCCCGCTCGAACGCCGATCTCCAGCGGGTGATCGACCGCGTCGTCGGATTTGATGGCATCGTCCGGGCGTCCACGGCGATCGTCATGGAGAACCCCGTTCCGCTGCGGATCATCCCGCTGGTGGAGCAGGCCGCGCTCGGCGAGTGA
- a CDS encoding ABC transporter permease yields MNFWEYLESRHQQLLTDTYQHASVVFQCMVVATALGVLIGIVTYRSEWAGNLATTTTATLLTVPALAMIGLLIPIVGLGVAPTVIALTLYGLLPIVRNAIVGLRRVDPALVDAATGIGMSRLSRLVRVELPLAWPPILTGIRVSTQMLMGIAAIAAFASGPGLGNLIFRGIASLGSKNALNQVLAGTLGIVVLALLFDAAYVLIGRLTISRGIRAGA; encoded by the coding sequence GTGAACTTCTGGGAGTACCTGGAGAGCCGGCACCAGCAACTGCTCACCGACACCTACCAGCACGCCAGCGTGGTCTTCCAGTGCATGGTGGTGGCGACCGCCCTCGGGGTGCTGATCGGCATCGTCACCTACCGCAGCGAGTGGGCGGGCAACCTCGCCACGACCACCACGGCGACGCTGCTGACCGTCCCGGCGCTGGCCATGATCGGTCTGCTCATCCCGATCGTGGGACTGGGCGTGGCGCCGACCGTGATCGCGCTGACCCTGTACGGGCTGCTGCCCATCGTGCGGAACGCGATCGTGGGCCTGCGCAGGGTCGATCCGGCGCTGGTGGACGCGGCCACGGGCATCGGCATGTCGCGGCTGTCCCGGCTGGTGCGGGTCGAGCTGCCGCTGGCCTGGCCGCCGATCCTGACCGGCATCCGGGTCTCCACACAGATGCTCATGGGCATTGCGGCCATCGCCGCCTTCGCCTCCGGGCCCGGCCTCGGCAACCTGATCTTCCGCGGCATCGCCTCCCTGGGCAGCAAGAACGCGCTGAACCAGGTGCTCGCGGGCACGCTCGGCATCGTCGTCCTGGCCCTGCTGTTCGACGCCGCCTACGTCCTGATCGGACGGCTGACCATCTCCAGGGGGATCCGTGCCGGAGCCTGA
- a CDS encoding ABC transporter ATP-binding protein, which produces MPEPETSEAGPRSVGAPIELEGLTKRYPGSRQPAVDNVSMDIKAGETVVLVGPSGCGKSTTLKMINRLIEPTGGRIRIGGEDVTDMDPVKLRRTIGYAIQASGLFPHMTVAQNIALVPKMLRWPGARVRDRIEEMLDLVGLDPGEFHDRYPRQLSGGQQQRVGVARALAADPPVLLMDEPFGAVDPITRDHLQDELIRLQRDLHKTIVFVTHDFDEAIKIGDRIAVLRERSHIAQFDTPEAILTTPADDFVSGFVGAGAALKRLNLTRVGDVAITDYPTVGVDDPLDEILVRLRSGGTDEVLVLDQRGRPYKWLRRGDIMRAKGSLARAGVLVQDTVTRDATLRDALEAVLTDNTGRVAVTGRRGAYEGVVDVETLMNSVHELLEADRLEAREAQAGLEEQRAAQTHAEQEGAAGPGGEPQA; this is translated from the coding sequence GTGCCGGAGCCTGAGACGTCCGAGGCCGGGCCCCGGTCGGTGGGGGCGCCCATCGAGCTGGAGGGCCTCACCAAGCGCTACCCGGGCAGCCGGCAGCCCGCCGTCGACAACGTCAGCATGGACATCAAGGCGGGCGAGACGGTGGTGCTCGTCGGCCCCTCGGGGTGCGGGAAGTCCACCACGCTGAAGATGATCAACCGGCTGATCGAGCCCACGGGCGGCCGCATCCGCATCGGCGGCGAGGACGTCACCGACATGGACCCGGTGAAGCTGCGCCGCACCATCGGCTACGCGATCCAGGCGAGCGGGCTGTTCCCGCACATGACGGTGGCGCAGAACATCGCCCTGGTGCCGAAGATGCTGCGCTGGCCCGGCGCGCGGGTGCGGGACCGGATCGAGGAGATGCTGGACCTGGTCGGGCTGGACCCCGGCGAGTTCCACGACCGCTATCCGCGCCAGCTCTCCGGCGGCCAGCAGCAGCGCGTGGGCGTGGCGCGGGCGCTGGCGGCGGACCCGCCGGTGCTGCTGATGGACGAGCCGTTCGGCGCGGTCGACCCGATCACCCGGGACCACCTCCAGGACGAGCTGATCCGGCTCCAGCGGGACCTGCACAAGACGATCGTCTTCGTCACCCACGACTTCGACGAGGCGATCAAGATCGGCGACCGGATCGCGGTGCTGCGCGAACGCTCCCACATCGCGCAGTTCGACACCCCGGAGGCGATCCTCACCACCCCGGCCGACGACTTCGTGTCCGGGTTCGTCGGCGCGGGGGCGGCGCTGAAGCGGCTCAACCTCACCCGGGTCGGGGACGTGGCGATCACCGACTACCCGACGGTCGGCGTCGACGACCCGCTCGACGAGATCCTCGTCCGGCTGCGGTCGGGCGGCACCGACGAGGTGCTGGTGCTCGACCAGCGGGGCCGCCCCTACAAGTGGCTGCGGCGCGGCGACATCATGCGCGCCAAGGGCTCGCTGGCCCGCGCGGGCGTGCTGGTGCAGGACACGGTGACCCGGGACGCGACCCTGCGGGACGCGCTGGAGGCGGTGCTCACCGACAACACGGGCCGGGTCGCGGTGACCGGGCGGCGCGGCGCGTACGAGGGCGTCGTGGACGTGGAGACGCTGATGAACTCGGTGCACGAACTGCTGGAGGCCGACCGGCTGGAGGCGCGGGAGGCGCAGGCCGGCCTGGAGGAGCAGCGGGCCGCGCAGACGCACGCCGAGCAGGAGGGCGCCGCCGGCCCCGGAGGGGAGCCGCAGGCGTGA
- a CDS encoding ABC transporter permease: MRTSEGRTSDGDTLPGEGGGPSGEEDAPPPRPAVAPSRVTWQKLTFLPVALIAVLLATWLWFEQADLDALTRNALSDGRVSQALWQHIELTVISTFFVLIIAIPLGILLTRRGFSRATPVAMAFANMGQATPAIGLLALLVIWLGIGRRAALIGIIAYAVLPVLSNTIAGLRANDPTLLEAARGIGMSPFGVLTRVELPLAVPLILAGVRTALVLNVGTATLATFGGGGGLGVLITTGITSQRMPVLVIGSVLTVALALLVDWLASLAELLLRPRGLEAGP, translated from the coding sequence GTGAGGACCTCCGAGGGGCGGACGAGTGACGGCGACACCCTCCCGGGTGAGGGCGGCGGGCCGTCCGGCGAGGAGGACGCTCCCCCGCCCCGGCCGGCCGTCGCCCCCTCCCGGGTGACCTGGCAGAAGCTGACGTTCCTGCCGGTGGCGCTGATCGCGGTGCTGCTGGCGACCTGGCTGTGGTTCGAGCAGGCCGACCTGGACGCCCTCACCCGGAACGCGCTGTCGGACGGGCGGGTGTCCCAGGCGCTGTGGCAGCACATCGAGCTGACCGTGATCTCGACGTTCTTCGTGCTGATCATCGCCATCCCGCTGGGCATCCTGCTGACCCGGCGCGGCTTCAGCAGGGCCACGCCGGTCGCGATGGCGTTCGCCAACATGGGCCAGGCCACCCCCGCGATCGGTCTGCTGGCGCTGCTGGTGATCTGGCTGGGCATCGGCCGCAGGGCCGCCCTGATCGGCATCATCGCCTACGCCGTGCTGCCGGTGCTGTCCAACACCATCGCCGGCCTGCGGGCCAACGACCCGACGCTGCTGGAGGCGGCGCGCGGCATCGGCATGTCCCCGTTCGGGGTGCTCACCCGGGTCGAGCTGCCGCTGGCCGTGCCGCTGATCCTCGCCGGGGTGCGCACCGCCCTGGTGCTCAACGTCGGCACCGCGACGCTCGCCACCTTCGGCGGGGGCGGCGGGCTGGGCGTGCTCATCACCACCGGGATCACCAGTCAGCGCATGCCGGTGCTGGTGATCGGGTCGGTCCTCACCGTCGCGCTCGCGCTGCTGGTGGACTGGCTGGCCTCGCTGGCGGAGCTGCTGCTGCGGCCGCGCGGGCTGGAGGCGGGACCGTGA
- a CDS encoding glycine betaine ABC transporter substrate-binding protein produces MVAGCGLTSGSPMVDDVEPGTVGRGKPLEGAKLTVTSKEFTEQLILGAIMGIAFQAAGAEVIDRTGIQGSVGSREAVVKGEADAGFEYTGTGWITYLGNSRPIPDPREQWLAVREADAKNGVTWLEPSELNNTYALAMNQANYERYRTRTLSEVAELATSDPGAVTLCVEGEFANRADGLPGLEKAYGMSIPAGNVTQMDTGIIYTQTAKGACTYGEVFTTDGRIKSMNLVVMEDDKKFFPNYNAAPTVNSKTLKKWPAIAGVLAPVTEKLDNTVAQTLNARVDVDGEDPHQVALDWMVAEGFVKER; encoded by the coding sequence ATGGTCGCGGGCTGCGGTCTGACCAGCGGGTCGCCCATGGTCGACGACGTGGAGCCGGGCACGGTCGGGCGGGGCAAGCCGCTGGAGGGCGCGAAACTGACCGTCACCTCCAAGGAGTTCACCGAGCAGCTGATCCTCGGCGCGATCATGGGCATCGCCTTCCAGGCGGCAGGCGCGGAGGTGATCGACCGCACCGGCATCCAGGGCTCGGTCGGCTCGCGCGAGGCGGTCGTCAAGGGCGAGGCGGACGCCGGGTTCGAGTACACGGGCACGGGGTGGATCACGTACCTGGGCAACAGCAGGCCGATCCCCGACCCGCGCGAGCAGTGGCTGGCGGTGCGGGAGGCGGACGCCAAGAACGGGGTGACCTGGCTGGAGCCGTCGGAGCTGAACAACACCTACGCCCTCGCCATGAACCAGGCCAACTACGAGCGGTACCGCACCCGCACCCTCTCGGAGGTGGCGGAGCTCGCCACGTCCGACCCGGGCGCGGTGACGCTGTGCGTGGAGGGCGAGTTCGCCAACCGCGCCGACGGGCTGCCGGGCCTGGAGAAGGCGTACGGGATGAGCATTCCGGCGGGCAACGTCACGCAGATGGACACCGGCATCATCTACACCCAGACGGCCAAGGGCGCCTGCACCTACGGCGAGGTCTTCACCACCGACGGGCGGATCAAGTCCATGAACCTGGTGGTGATGGAGGACGACAAGAAGTTCTTCCCCAACTACAACGCGGCCCCGACGGTCAACAGCAAGACGCTGAAGAAGTGGCCGGCGATCGCCGGGGTGCTGGCCCCGGTCACGGAGAAGCTGGACAACACCGTGGCGCAGACCCTCAACGCCCGCGTCGACGTCGACGGGGAGGACCCCCACCAGGTGGCGCTGGACTGGATGGTGGCGGAGGGCTTCGTCAAGGAGAGGTAG
- a CDS encoding S16 family serine protease: MLSRLTRPQALAVCAAPAVALLATAVLAPLPFSVAQPGLTADVLGENKGQQVITISGAPVRKTTGQLRMTTIEATSPDTRVNLPQVIDSWFSSDEAVMPRDAVYPSGDDVKEIEQFNEKQMKESQDEATRAALTFLGRENEGIDVTLKLADVGGPSAGLLFSLGIVDKLDGDGSGGDLTGGRVVAGTGTIDAAGKVGAVGGVPLKTQAARRDGATVFLVPKDECSEARSELPEGLRLVPVTTLRGAVDALVALEKGTGKVPSC; encoded by the coding sequence GTGCTCTCTCGCCTCACGCGTCCCCAAGCCCTGGCCGTCTGCGCCGCCCCGGCCGTAGCGCTGCTGGCCACCGCCGTGCTCGCGCCGCTGCCTTTCTCCGTGGCGCAGCCCGGGCTGACGGCCGACGTGCTCGGTGAGAACAAGGGGCAGCAGGTCATCACGATCTCCGGCGCACCCGTGCGGAAGACCACCGGGCAGCTGCGGATGACGACGATCGAGGCGACCTCGCCGGACACCCGGGTGAACCTGCCCCAGGTGATCGACAGCTGGTTCAGCAGCGACGAGGCGGTCATGCCCCGCGACGCCGTCTACCCCAGCGGGGACGACGTCAAGGAGATCGAGCAGTTCAACGAGAAGCAGATGAAGGAGTCCCAGGACGAGGCCACCCGGGCCGCGCTGACGTTCCTGGGCCGGGAGAACGAGGGCATCGACGTCACGCTGAAGCTCGCCGACGTCGGTGGCCCCAGCGCCGGACTGCTGTTCTCCCTCGGCATCGTCGACAAGCTGGACGGCGACGGCAGCGGCGGCGACCTCACCGGCGGCCGCGTGGTCGCGGGCACCGGCACCATCGACGCGGCGGGCAAGGTCGGTGCGGTCGGCGGTGTGCCGCTGAAGACGCAGGCCGCCCGGCGGGACGGCGCCACCGTCTTCCTGGTCCCGAAGGACGAGTGCTCCGAGGCGCGGTCGGAGCTGCCCGAGGGTCTGCGGCTGGTCCCCGTCACCACCCTCAGGGGCGCCGTCGACGCGCTGGTCGCGCTGGAGAAGGGCACCGGCAAGGTCCCGAGCTGCTGA
- a CDS encoding IclR family transcriptional regulator, producing MTAETSQTLDRGLRVLKLLADTDHGLTVTELSHKLGVNRTVVYRLLATLEQHALVRRDLGGRARVGLGVLRLGRQVHPLVREAAMPALRSLADDIGATAHLTLVDGAEALAVAVVEPSWTDYHVAYRAGFRHPLDRGAAGKAILAARRRTPGDPGYTLTQGELEAGACGAAAPLVGVTGVEGSVGVVMLADVVPERVGARVMEAAREVAEALR from the coding sequence GTGACCGCGGAGACCTCTCAGACGCTCGACAGGGGCCTACGGGTTCTGAAGCTGCTCGCCGACACCGATCACGGGCTGACCGTCACCGAGCTCTCCCACAAACTGGGCGTCAACCGGACCGTGGTGTACCGGTTGCTCGCCACTCTGGAACAGCACGCACTGGTCCGCCGCGACCTCGGCGGACGGGCCCGCGTCGGGCTGGGCGTGCTGCGGCTGGGACGGCAGGTGCACCCGCTGGTGCGGGAGGCGGCGATGCCGGCGCTGCGGTCCCTGGCGGACGACATCGGCGCGACCGCCCACCTGACCCTGGTCGACGGTGCCGAGGCCCTGGCGGTCGCGGTGGTGGAGCCGTCGTGGACGGACTACCACGTGGCGTACCGGGCGGGCTTCCGGCACCCCCTGGACCGCGGGGCCGCGGGCAAGGCGATACTCGCCGCCCGGCGGAGGACCCCCGGCGACCCCGGCTACACGCTGACGCAGGGCGAGCTGGAGGCCGGCGCGTGCGGGGCCGCCGCGCCCCTGGTGGGCGTGACGGGCGTCGAGGGGAGCGTGGGCGTGGTCATGCTGGCGGACGTCGTACCGGAGCGGGTCGGCGCCCGTGTGATGGAGGCCGCACGGGAGGTCGCGGAGGCCCTGCGCTGA
- a CDS encoding DEAD/DEAH box helicase, giving the protein MTTTAGTASHHLSPAFPGRAPWGTAGKLRAWQQGAMDKYIQAQPRDFLAVATPGAGKTTFALTLASWLLHHHVVQQVTVVAPTEHLKKQWAEAAARIGIKLDPEYSAGPLGREYDGVAVTYAGVGVRPMLHRNRVEQRKTLVILDEIHHAGDSKSWGEACLEAFEPATRRLALTGTPFRSDTNPIPFVTYEEGDDGIRRSSADYTYGYGSALADGVVRPVIFMSYSGNMRWRTKAGDEIAARLGEPMTKDAISQAWRTALDPRGEWMPSVLRAADQRLTEVRKAIPDAGALVIASDQESARSYAKLIRDITGHKATLVLSDDSGASRRIDDFSQSDDRWMVAVRMVSEGVDVPRLAVGVYATTISTPLFFAQAVGRFVRSRRRGETASVFLPTVPDLLSFANEMERERDHVLDKPKKEGEEDPYAESEKEMEEANREQDEDTGEQDMLPFEALESDAVFDRVMYNGAEFGMQAHPGSEEEQDYLGIPGLLEPDQVQLLLQKRQARQIAHSRKKPAEEADLLELPAERRPVVSHKEMMELRKKLNSLVGAYVHQSGKPHGVVHTELRRVCGGPPSAEATAGQLRQRIAKVQEWATRMR; this is encoded by the coding sequence GTGACTACCACCGCCGGCACCGCCTCGCACCACCTGTCCCCGGCCTTCCCCGGACGTGCCCCCTGGGGTACCGCCGGCAAGCTGCGCGCCTGGCAGCAAGGGGCGATGGACAAGTACATCCAGGCTCAGCCCCGTGACTTCCTCGCGGTCGCCACCCCCGGCGCCGGCAAGACCACGTTCGCGCTGACGCTGGCGTCCTGGCTGCTGCACCACCACGTCGTGCAGCAGGTGACCGTCGTCGCGCCCACCGAGCACCTGAAGAAGCAGTGGGCCGAGGCCGCCGCGCGGATAGGCATCAAGCTCGACCCGGAGTACAGCGCGGGCCCGCTCGGCCGGGAGTACGACGGCGTCGCCGTCACGTACGCCGGTGTCGGCGTGCGCCCCATGCTGCACCGCAACCGCGTCGAGCAGCGCAAGACGCTCGTCATCCTCGACGAGATCCACCACGCCGGTGACTCCAAGTCGTGGGGTGAGGCGTGTCTGGAGGCGTTCGAGCCGGCCACCCGCCGGCTCGCGCTCACCGGTACGCCTTTCCGCTCGGACACCAACCCCATCCCGTTCGTGACGTACGAGGAGGGCGACGACGGGATCCGCCGGTCGTCCGCCGACTACACCTACGGGTACGGCTCCGCCCTCGCCGACGGCGTCGTGCGGCCCGTGATCTTCATGTCGTACAGCGGCAACATGCGCTGGCGCACCAAGGCCGGCGACGAGATCGCGGCCCGGCTCGGCGAGCCCATGACCAAGGACGCGATCAGCCAGGCCTGGCGCACCGCCCTCGACCCGCGCGGCGAGTGGATGCCGTCCGTGCTGCGCGCGGCGGACCAGCGGCTCACCGAGGTGCGCAAGGCCATCCCGGACGCCGGCGCCCTCGTCATCGCCTCCGACCAGGAGTCCGCCCGCTCCTACGCCAAGCTGATCCGGGACATCACCGGTCACAAGGCCACGCTCGTCCTCTCCGACGACAGTGGCGCGTCCCGGCGGATCGACGACTTCAGCCAGAGCGACGACCGCTGGATGGTCGCCGTCCGCATGGTGTCCGAGGGTGTCGACGTGCCCCGCCTCGCGGTCGGCGTGTACGCCACCACCATCTCCACCCCGCTGTTCTTCGCGCAGGCCGTCGGACGTTTCGTACGGTCCCGGCGGCGCGGCGAGACCGCGTCGGTGTTCCTGCCGACCGTGCCGGACCTGCTCTCCTTCGCCAACGAGATGGAGCGCGAGCGCGACCACGTCCTCGACAAGCCCAAGAAGGAGGGCGAGGAGGACCCCTACGCCGAGTCCGAGAAGGAGATGGAGGAGGCGAACCGGGAGCAGGACGAGGACACCGGCGAGCAGGACATGCTCCCCTTCGAGGCGCTGGAGTCCGACGCCGTCTTCGACCGGGTCATGTACAACGGCGCCGAGTTCGGCATGCAGGCCCACCCCGGCAGCGAGGAGGAGCAGGACTACCTCGGCATCCCGGGCCTGCTGGAGCCCGACCAGGTGCAGTTGCTGCTGCAGAAGCGGCAGGCCCGGCAGATCGCGCACAGCAGGAAGAAGCCGGCCGAGGAGGCCGACCTGCTCGAACTGCCCGCCGAGCGGCGGCCCGTGGTCTCCCACAAGGAGATGATGGAGCTGCGCAAGAAGCTCAACTCCCTGGTCGGCGCGTACGTCCACCAGAGCGGCAAGCCGCACGGCGTCGTCCACACCGAACTGCGCCGGGTGTGCGGCGGCCCGCCGTCCGCCGAGGCGACCGCGGGGCAACTGCGCCAGCGGATCGCCAAGGTGCAGGAGTGGGCCACCCGCATGCGCTGA
- a CDS encoding type II toxin-antitoxin system death-on-curing family toxin produces the protein MYHLTLPELLNLAKRLGEEAVRDYGLLDSALARPQSSVFGQDAYPDVWQKAAALMESLARNHALVDGNKRLAWYATWVFLHMNGHPLDPEFDVDEAERFVLDVCQGALDVPKIASELPRFAR, from the coding sequence ATGTACCACCTCACCTTGCCCGAGCTGCTGAACCTCGCGAAGCGGCTCGGGGAGGAGGCGGTGCGCGACTACGGACTGCTGGACTCGGCGCTGGCGCGCCCGCAGTCGAGCGTGTTCGGCCAGGACGCGTATCCGGACGTGTGGCAGAAGGCCGCAGCCCTGATGGAGTCCCTTGCCCGCAACCACGCGCTCGTCGACGGCAACAAGCGCCTCGCCTGGTATGCGACGTGGGTCTTCCTGCACATGAACGGACACCCGCTCGATCCGGAATTCGACGTGGACGAGGCCGAGCGGTTCGTGCTGGACGTCTGCCAAGGAGCATTGGACGTGCCCAAGATCGCGTCCGAGTTGCCGCGCTTCGCGCGATGA
- a CDS encoding MFS transporter: MTAPNPRDTGVAEPAGAAPDLAPDDTVLSRTYRALSIGVVSVVLLIAFEATAVGTAMPVAARELDGVPLYAFAFSGYFTTSLFGMVLAGQWSDRRGPLAPLTWGIGSFAAGLLLAGTAGAMWMFILGRAVQGLGGGLVIVALYVVVGRAYPERLRPAIMAAFAASWVVPSIVGPLASGAVTEHLGWRWVFLGMPVLVTLPLALALPQIRCLAAGPTGEGKETPASFDGRRIRLALAISFGAGLLQYAAQDLRWLSLLPGALGVALLVPAVLGLLPRGTWRAARGLPSVVLLRGVAAGSFIAAESFVPLMLVTQRGLSPTMAGFSLAAGGGTWALGSWVQSRPRLEPHRERLMTLGMLLVAFAVAAAPSVLNHAVPAWTLAVAWAFGCFGMGLVISSTSVLLLQLSAPEEAGTNSAALQISDGLSNVLLLAVGGAAFAALGGGTVSHAATQATGSHPAAFVAVFLPMAAVALVGVWVATRVRPTPDGKV, encoded by the coding sequence ATGACCGCCCCGAACCCCCGCGACACCGGTGTCGCCGAGCCCGCCGGCGCCGCCCCGGACCTCGCCCCCGACGACACCGTCCTCAGCCGCACCTACCGGGCGCTGAGCATCGGGGTCGTCTCCGTGGTGCTTCTGATCGCCTTCGAGGCGACGGCCGTGGGAACCGCCATGCCGGTCGCCGCGCGCGAGCTGGACGGGGTCCCGCTCTACGCGTTCGCGTTCTCGGGGTACTTCACCACCAGCCTCTTCGGCATGGTGCTGGCCGGCCAGTGGTCCGACCGGCGGGGCCCGCTCGCGCCGCTGACCTGGGGCATCGGCTCGTTCGCGGCCGGACTGCTGCTCGCCGGTACCGCGGGCGCGATGTGGATGTTCATCCTCGGGCGGGCCGTGCAGGGCCTCGGCGGCGGCCTGGTGATCGTCGCGCTGTACGTCGTGGTGGGTCGCGCCTACCCCGAGCGGCTGCGGCCGGCGATCATGGCGGCGTTCGCCGCCAGCTGGGTCGTCCCCTCCATCGTCGGCCCGCTCGCGTCCGGCGCGGTCACCGAGCATCTCGGCTGGCGCTGGGTCTTCCTCGGCATGCCGGTGCTCGTCACGCTCCCGCTGGCCCTCGCGCTGCCCCAGATACGGTGCCTCGCGGCCGGCCCGACAGGGGAGGGCAAGGAGACGCCGGCCTCCTTCGACGGCCGCCGCATCCGGCTGGCCCTCGCCATCTCCTTCGGGGCGGGCCTGCTCCAGTACGCCGCCCAGGACCTGCGATGGCTGTCGCTGCTGCCGGGCGCGCTGGGCGTGGCCCTGCTGGTCCCGGCCGTCCTCGGCCTGCTCCCGCGCGGCACCTGGCGGGCGGCGCGCGGCCTGCCCTCCGTGGTGCTGCTGCGCGGTGTCGCCGCCGGGTCGTTCATCGCGGCGGAGTCCTTCGTCCCGCTGATGCTGGTCACCCAGCGCGGACTCAGCCCCACGATGGCCGGCTTCTCCCTCGCGGCGGGCGGCGGCACCTGGGCGCTGGGCTCCTGGGTGCAGTCCCGGCCCCGCCTGGAACCGCACCGGGAACGGCTGATGACCCTCGGGATGCTGTTGGTCGCCTTCGCCGTCGCGGCGGCACCGAGCGTGCTGAACCATGCCGTGCCCGCCTGGACGCTGGCGGTCGCCTGGGCCTTCGGCTGCTTCGGCATGGGCCTGGTGATCTCCTCCACCAGCGTCCTGCTGCTCCAGCTCTCCGCCCCCGAGGAGGCCGGCACCAACTCCGCCGCCCTGCAGATCTCCGACGGCCTGTCCAACGTCCTCCTGCTGGCGGTCGGCGGCGCCGCCTTCGCCGCCCTGGGCGGCGGCACCGTCAGCCACGCGGCGACCCAGGCCACCGGCTCCCACCCGGCCGCCTTCGTCGCGGTCTTCCTCCCGATGGCGGCGGTGGCCCTGGTGGGCGTCTGGGTGGCGACCCGGGTACGGCCCACTCCCGACGGCAAGGTGTGA